Proteins co-encoded in one Epinephelus moara isolate mb chromosome 13, YSFRI_EMoa_1.0, whole genome shotgun sequence genomic window:
- the a1cf gene encoding APOBEC1 complementation factor isoform X4, whose protein sequence is MESNQKASGDGLAGTQKEAALRALMQRTGYQLQQENGQRRYGGPPPSWDGPPPERGSEIFVGKLPRDLFEDELVPLCEKFGKIYEVRMMMDFNGNNRGYAFVTFSTKQEAKAAMKQLNNYEIRNGRLLGVCASVDNCRLFVGGIPKTKKREEILSEMKKVTDGVVDVIVYPSAADKSKNRGFAFVEYESHRAAAMARRKLLPGRIQLWGHAIAVDWAEPEVEVDEDTMATVKILYVRNLMLQTTEETIEKEFNSLRPGAVERVKKIRDYAFVHFSQREDAINAMKALNGKVVDGSPIEVTLAKPVDKDSYVRYTRGTGGRGGSLLQTDYAAYTLGQVYDPSAAYLGPPVFYAPQAYAAIPGQFRFPAAKAHVGGRGLIRTPSVREIYMTVPVGAAGVRGLGGRGYLAYAAGVGAVGGAGAAAGGASYGLKADKQAEEKLYDLLPGMELTPMNPAAMSLKAATIKPATQVLDELCQKNNWGQPVYQLHSAIGPDQRQLFLYKITIPALATQYPNVHPFTPSKLCAAVEEAKVHAAEHTLQTLGLQTEGTADAGCATAAAVASVAFPGM, encoded by the exons ATGGAATCCAATCAGAAAGCAAGCGGGGACGGACTGGCGGGGACACAGAAGGAGGCGGCGCTGCGGGCGCTCATGCAGCGCACAGGATACCAACTGCAGCAG GAGAATGGCCAGCGGCGGTACGGCGGCCCACCGCCCAGCTGGGACGGTCCGCCGCCAGAGAGAGGCAGTGAGATCTTTGTGGGGAAACTACCGAGAGATCTGTTTGAAGACGAACTGGTTCCACTATGTGAGAAG TTCGGTAAGATCTACgaggtgaggatgatgatggacTTTAATGGGAATAACAGAGGTTACGCCTTCGTCACCTTCAGTACAAAACAGGAGGCCAAAGCAGCCATGAAGCAGCTCAACAACTACGAGATCAG AAATGGCCGCCTCCTCGGAGTTTGTGCCAGCGTTGACAACTGCCGTCTGTTTGTGGGCGGGATTCCAAAAACTAAGAAGCGTGAGGAGATCCTGTCTGAGATGAAGAAGGTCACTGACGGGGTTGTGGACGTCATTGTGTACCCGAGCGCCGCCGACAAATCCAAGAACCGAGGTTTCGCCTTTGTGGAATATGAGAGCCACCGAGCGGCCGCCATGGCCCGTCGCAAACTGCTGCCAG GCCGTATCCAGCTATGGGGTCACGCCATCGCGGTGGACTGGGCGGAGCCTGAGGTGGAGGTGGACGAAGATACCATGGCAACCGTCAAAATATTGTACGTCAGGAACCTGATGCTGCAGACCACCGAGGAGACCATTGAGAAGGAGTTTAACAGCCTCAGACCAG GTGCAGTGGAGCGAGTGAAGAAGATCAGAGACTACGCTTTTGTCCATTTCAGTCAGAGAGAAGACGCCATTAACGCCATGAAAGCCCTCAACGGAAAG GTGGTGGACGGCTCTCCTATCGAGGTGACTCTGGCCAAGCCGGTGGACAAGGACAGTTACGTCCGTTACACCAGAGGGACCGGAGGACGGGGAGGATCTCTGCTGCAGACCGACTATGCTGCCTACACTCTGGGACAG gtGTATGACCCCTCAGCGGCGTACCTCGGCCCACCTGTGTTTTATGCCCCCCAGGCCTACGCTGCTATACCAGGTCAGTTCCGCTTCCCGGCGGCTAAAGCTCACGTTGGAGGTCGAGGTCTGATCAGGACGCCGTCTGTGAGAG AAATTTACATGACTGTACCTGTAGGGGCTGCCGGGGTGCGGGGGCTGGGCGGGCGGGGATACCTGGCCTACGCCGCCGGGGTTGGAGCCGTGGGTGGAGCTGGCGCCGCTGCTGGCGGAGCCTCTTATGGCCTGAAGGCGGACAAGCAGGCAGAGGAGAAGCTGTACGACCTGCTACCAGGAATGGAGCTGACCCCCATGAACCCTGCTGCCATGAGCCTGAAGGCCGCCACCATCAAACCTGCTACACAG GTTCTAGATGAGCTGTGTCAGAAGAATAACTGGGGTCAGCCCGTCTATCAGCTCCACTCTGCCATCGGTCCTGACCAGAGACAGCTCTTTCTCTACAAGATCACCATACCAGCTCTGGCTACACAGTACCCCAACGT ccatCCCTTCACACCTTCTAAGCTGTGTGCGGCTGTAGAAGAAGCTAAAGTCCACGCAGCCGAACACACCTTGCAGACGCTCGGTCTGCAGACAGAGGGCACCGCCGATGCCGGCTGTGCCACTGCTGCCGCCGTGGCCTCGGTAGCCTTCCCAGGTATGTGA
- the a1cf gene encoding APOBEC1 complementation factor isoform X1, translated as MESNQKASGDGLAGTQKEAALRALMQRTGYQLQQENGQRRYGGPPPSWDGPPPERGSEIFVGKLPRDLFEDELVPLCEKFGKIYEVRMMMDFNGNNRGYAFVTFSTKQEAKAAMKQLNNYEIRNGRLLGVCASVDNCRLFVGGIPKTKKREEILSEMKKVTDGVVDVIVYPSAADKSKNRGFAFVEYESHRAAAMARRKLLPGRIQLWGHAIAVDWAEPEVEVDEDTMATVKILYVRNLMLQTTEETIEKEFNSLRPGAVERVKKIRDYAFVHFSQREDAINAMKALNGKVVDGSPIEVTLAKPVDKDSYVRYTRGTGGRGGSLLQTDYAAYTLGQVYDPSAAYLGPPVFYAPQAYAAIPGQFRFPAAKAHVGGRGLIRTPSVREIYMTVPVGAAGVRGLGGRGYLAYAAGVGAVGGAGAAAGGASYGLKADKQAEEKLYDLLPGMELTPMNPAAMSLKAATIKPATQVLDELCQKNNWGQPVYQLHSAIGPDQRQLFLYKITIPALATQYPNVHPFTPSKLCAAVEEAKVHAAEHTLQTLGLQTEGTADAGCATAAAVASVAFPGYTLASPASSAVASQLKQAVSLGQDLTAYTTYEGYPAFAVATRHTDGYGVF; from the exons ATGGAATCCAATCAGAAAGCAAGCGGGGACGGACTGGCGGGGACACAGAAGGAGGCGGCGCTGCGGGCGCTCATGCAGCGCACAGGATACCAACTGCAGCAG GAGAATGGCCAGCGGCGGTACGGCGGCCCACCGCCCAGCTGGGACGGTCCGCCGCCAGAGAGAGGCAGTGAGATCTTTGTGGGGAAACTACCGAGAGATCTGTTTGAAGACGAACTGGTTCCACTATGTGAGAAG TTCGGTAAGATCTACgaggtgaggatgatgatggacTTTAATGGGAATAACAGAGGTTACGCCTTCGTCACCTTCAGTACAAAACAGGAGGCCAAAGCAGCCATGAAGCAGCTCAACAACTACGAGATCAG AAATGGCCGCCTCCTCGGAGTTTGTGCCAGCGTTGACAACTGCCGTCTGTTTGTGGGCGGGATTCCAAAAACTAAGAAGCGTGAGGAGATCCTGTCTGAGATGAAGAAGGTCACTGACGGGGTTGTGGACGTCATTGTGTACCCGAGCGCCGCCGACAAATCCAAGAACCGAGGTTTCGCCTTTGTGGAATATGAGAGCCACCGAGCGGCCGCCATGGCCCGTCGCAAACTGCTGCCAG GCCGTATCCAGCTATGGGGTCACGCCATCGCGGTGGACTGGGCGGAGCCTGAGGTGGAGGTGGACGAAGATACCATGGCAACCGTCAAAATATTGTACGTCAGGAACCTGATGCTGCAGACCACCGAGGAGACCATTGAGAAGGAGTTTAACAGCCTCAGACCAG GTGCAGTGGAGCGAGTGAAGAAGATCAGAGACTACGCTTTTGTCCATTTCAGTCAGAGAGAAGACGCCATTAACGCCATGAAAGCCCTCAACGGAAAG GTGGTGGACGGCTCTCCTATCGAGGTGACTCTGGCCAAGCCGGTGGACAAGGACAGTTACGTCCGTTACACCAGAGGGACCGGAGGACGGGGAGGATCTCTGCTGCAGACCGACTATGCTGCCTACACTCTGGGACAG gtGTATGACCCCTCAGCGGCGTACCTCGGCCCACCTGTGTTTTATGCCCCCCAGGCCTACGCTGCTATACCAGGTCAGTTCCGCTTCCCGGCGGCTAAAGCTCACGTTGGAGGTCGAGGTCTGATCAGGACGCCGTCTGTGAGAG AAATTTACATGACTGTACCTGTAGGGGCTGCCGGGGTGCGGGGGCTGGGCGGGCGGGGATACCTGGCCTACGCCGCCGGGGTTGGAGCCGTGGGTGGAGCTGGCGCCGCTGCTGGCGGAGCCTCTTATGGCCTGAAGGCGGACAAGCAGGCAGAGGAGAAGCTGTACGACCTGCTACCAGGAATGGAGCTGACCCCCATGAACCCTGCTGCCATGAGCCTGAAGGCCGCCACCATCAAACCTGCTACACAG GTTCTAGATGAGCTGTGTCAGAAGAATAACTGGGGTCAGCCCGTCTATCAGCTCCACTCTGCCATCGGTCCTGACCAGAGACAGCTCTTTCTCTACAAGATCACCATACCAGCTCTGGCTACACAGTACCCCAACGT ccatCCCTTCACACCTTCTAAGCTGTGTGCGGCTGTAGAAGAAGCTAAAGTCCACGCAGCCGAACACACCTTGCAGACGCTCGGTCTGCAGACAGAGGGCACCGCCGATGCCGGCTGTGCCACTGCTGCCGCCGTGGCCTCGGTAGCCTTCCCAG
- the a1cf gene encoding APOBEC1 complementation factor isoform X3 → MILLFPVLHEHPTQDVCLLQQHTENGQRRYGGPPPSWDGPPPERGSEIFVGKLPRDLFEDELVPLCEKFGKIYEVRMMMDFNGNNRGYAFVTFSTKQEAKAAMKQLNNYEIRNGRLLGVCASVDNCRLFVGGIPKTKKREEILSEMKKVTDGVVDVIVYPSAADKSKNRGFAFVEYESHRAAAMARRKLLPGRIQLWGHAIAVDWAEPEVEVDEDTMATVKILYVRNLMLQTTEETIEKEFNSLRPGAVERVKKIRDYAFVHFSQREDAINAMKALNGKVVDGSPIEVTLAKPVDKDSYVRYTRGTGGRGGSLLQTDYAAYTLGQVYDPSAAYLGPPVFYAPQAYAAIPGQFRFPAAKAHVGGRGLIRTPSVREIYMTVPVGAAGVRGLGGRGYLAYAAGVGAVGGAGAAAGGASYGLKADKQAEEKLYDLLPGMELTPMNPAAMSLKAATIKPATQVLDELCQKNNWGQPVYQLHSAIGPDQRQLFLYKITIPALATQYPNVHPFTPSKLCAAVEEAKVHAAEHTLQTLGLQTEGTADAGCATAAAVASVAFPGYTLASPASSAVASQLKQAVSLGQDLTAYTTYEGYPAFAVATRHTDGYGVF, encoded by the exons ATGatcctgttgtttcctgttctcCATGAGCATCCGACACAAGACGTCTGTCTTTTAcaacaacatact GAGAATGGCCAGCGGCGGTACGGCGGCCCACCGCCCAGCTGGGACGGTCCGCCGCCAGAGAGAGGCAGTGAGATCTTTGTGGGGAAACTACCGAGAGATCTGTTTGAAGACGAACTGGTTCCACTATGTGAGAAG TTCGGTAAGATCTACgaggtgaggatgatgatggacTTTAATGGGAATAACAGAGGTTACGCCTTCGTCACCTTCAGTACAAAACAGGAGGCCAAAGCAGCCATGAAGCAGCTCAACAACTACGAGATCAG AAATGGCCGCCTCCTCGGAGTTTGTGCCAGCGTTGACAACTGCCGTCTGTTTGTGGGCGGGATTCCAAAAACTAAGAAGCGTGAGGAGATCCTGTCTGAGATGAAGAAGGTCACTGACGGGGTTGTGGACGTCATTGTGTACCCGAGCGCCGCCGACAAATCCAAGAACCGAGGTTTCGCCTTTGTGGAATATGAGAGCCACCGAGCGGCCGCCATGGCCCGTCGCAAACTGCTGCCAG GCCGTATCCAGCTATGGGGTCACGCCATCGCGGTGGACTGGGCGGAGCCTGAGGTGGAGGTGGACGAAGATACCATGGCAACCGTCAAAATATTGTACGTCAGGAACCTGATGCTGCAGACCACCGAGGAGACCATTGAGAAGGAGTTTAACAGCCTCAGACCAG GTGCAGTGGAGCGAGTGAAGAAGATCAGAGACTACGCTTTTGTCCATTTCAGTCAGAGAGAAGACGCCATTAACGCCATGAAAGCCCTCAACGGAAAG GTGGTGGACGGCTCTCCTATCGAGGTGACTCTGGCCAAGCCGGTGGACAAGGACAGTTACGTCCGTTACACCAGAGGGACCGGAGGACGGGGAGGATCTCTGCTGCAGACCGACTATGCTGCCTACACTCTGGGACAG gtGTATGACCCCTCAGCGGCGTACCTCGGCCCACCTGTGTTTTATGCCCCCCAGGCCTACGCTGCTATACCAGGTCAGTTCCGCTTCCCGGCGGCTAAAGCTCACGTTGGAGGTCGAGGTCTGATCAGGACGCCGTCTGTGAGAG AAATTTACATGACTGTACCTGTAGGGGCTGCCGGGGTGCGGGGGCTGGGCGGGCGGGGATACCTGGCCTACGCCGCCGGGGTTGGAGCCGTGGGTGGAGCTGGCGCCGCTGCTGGCGGAGCCTCTTATGGCCTGAAGGCGGACAAGCAGGCAGAGGAGAAGCTGTACGACCTGCTACCAGGAATGGAGCTGACCCCCATGAACCCTGCTGCCATGAGCCTGAAGGCCGCCACCATCAAACCTGCTACACAG GTTCTAGATGAGCTGTGTCAGAAGAATAACTGGGGTCAGCCCGTCTATCAGCTCCACTCTGCCATCGGTCCTGACCAGAGACAGCTCTTTCTCTACAAGATCACCATACCAGCTCTGGCTACACAGTACCCCAACGT ccatCCCTTCACACCTTCTAAGCTGTGTGCGGCTGTAGAAGAAGCTAAAGTCCACGCAGCCGAACACACCTTGCAGACGCTCGGTCTGCAGACAGAGGGCACCGCCGATGCCGGCTGTGCCACTGCTGCCGCCGTGGCCTCGGTAGCCTTCCCAG
- the a1cf gene encoding APOBEC1 complementation factor isoform X2: MESNQKASGDGLAGTQKEAALRALMQRTGYQLQQENGQRRYGGPPPSWDGPPPERGSEIFVGKLPRDLFEDELVPLCEKFGKIYEVRMMMDFNGNNRGYAFVTFSTKQEAKAAMKQLNNYEIRNGRLLGVCASVDNCRLFVGGIPKTKKREEILSEMKKVTDGVVDVIVYPSAADKSKNRGFAFVEYESHRAAAMARRKLLPGRIQLWGHAIAVDWAEPEVEVDEDTMATVKILYVRNLMLQTTEETIEKEFNSLRPGAVERVKKIRDYAFVHFSQREDAINAMKALNGKVVDGSPIEVTLAKPVDKDSYVRYTRGTGGRGGSLLQTDYAAYTLGQVYDPSAAYLGPPVFYAPQAYAAIPGQFRFPAAKAHVGGRGLIRTPSVRGAAGVRGLGGRGYLAYAAGVGAVGGAGAAAGGASYGLKADKQAEEKLYDLLPGMELTPMNPAAMSLKAATIKPATQVLDELCQKNNWGQPVYQLHSAIGPDQRQLFLYKITIPALATQYPNVHPFTPSKLCAAVEEAKVHAAEHTLQTLGLQTEGTADAGCATAAAVASVAFPGYTLASPASSAVASQLKQAVSLGQDLTAYTTYEGYPAFAVATRHTDGYGVF; this comes from the exons ATGGAATCCAATCAGAAAGCAAGCGGGGACGGACTGGCGGGGACACAGAAGGAGGCGGCGCTGCGGGCGCTCATGCAGCGCACAGGATACCAACTGCAGCAG GAGAATGGCCAGCGGCGGTACGGCGGCCCACCGCCCAGCTGGGACGGTCCGCCGCCAGAGAGAGGCAGTGAGATCTTTGTGGGGAAACTACCGAGAGATCTGTTTGAAGACGAACTGGTTCCACTATGTGAGAAG TTCGGTAAGATCTACgaggtgaggatgatgatggacTTTAATGGGAATAACAGAGGTTACGCCTTCGTCACCTTCAGTACAAAACAGGAGGCCAAAGCAGCCATGAAGCAGCTCAACAACTACGAGATCAG AAATGGCCGCCTCCTCGGAGTTTGTGCCAGCGTTGACAACTGCCGTCTGTTTGTGGGCGGGATTCCAAAAACTAAGAAGCGTGAGGAGATCCTGTCTGAGATGAAGAAGGTCACTGACGGGGTTGTGGACGTCATTGTGTACCCGAGCGCCGCCGACAAATCCAAGAACCGAGGTTTCGCCTTTGTGGAATATGAGAGCCACCGAGCGGCCGCCATGGCCCGTCGCAAACTGCTGCCAG GCCGTATCCAGCTATGGGGTCACGCCATCGCGGTGGACTGGGCGGAGCCTGAGGTGGAGGTGGACGAAGATACCATGGCAACCGTCAAAATATTGTACGTCAGGAACCTGATGCTGCAGACCACCGAGGAGACCATTGAGAAGGAGTTTAACAGCCTCAGACCAG GTGCAGTGGAGCGAGTGAAGAAGATCAGAGACTACGCTTTTGTCCATTTCAGTCAGAGAGAAGACGCCATTAACGCCATGAAAGCCCTCAACGGAAAG GTGGTGGACGGCTCTCCTATCGAGGTGACTCTGGCCAAGCCGGTGGACAAGGACAGTTACGTCCGTTACACCAGAGGGACCGGAGGACGGGGAGGATCTCTGCTGCAGACCGACTATGCTGCCTACACTCTGGGACAG gtGTATGACCCCTCAGCGGCGTACCTCGGCCCACCTGTGTTTTATGCCCCCCAGGCCTACGCTGCTATACCAGGTCAGTTCCGCTTCCCGGCGGCTAAAGCTCACGTTGGAGGTCGAGGTCTGATCAGGACGCCGTCTGTGAGAG GGGCTGCCGGGGTGCGGGGGCTGGGCGGGCGGGGATACCTGGCCTACGCCGCCGGGGTTGGAGCCGTGGGTGGAGCTGGCGCCGCTGCTGGCGGAGCCTCTTATGGCCTGAAGGCGGACAAGCAGGCAGAGGAGAAGCTGTACGACCTGCTACCAGGAATGGAGCTGACCCCCATGAACCCTGCTGCCATGAGCCTGAAGGCCGCCACCATCAAACCTGCTACACAG GTTCTAGATGAGCTGTGTCAGAAGAATAACTGGGGTCAGCCCGTCTATCAGCTCCACTCTGCCATCGGTCCTGACCAGAGACAGCTCTTTCTCTACAAGATCACCATACCAGCTCTGGCTACACAGTACCCCAACGT ccatCCCTTCACACCTTCTAAGCTGTGTGCGGCTGTAGAAGAAGCTAAAGTCCACGCAGCCGAACACACCTTGCAGACGCTCGGTCTGCAGACAGAGGGCACCGCCGATGCCGGCTGTGCCACTGCTGCCGCCGTGGCCTCGGTAGCCTTCCCAG